The Pseudoalteromonas sp. UG3-2 genome contains a region encoding:
- the zapE gene encoding cell division protein ZapE, whose protein sequence is MSILSRYQDELANKNLTPDPAQREAIVALDALSLALAKGQHSKGIYFYGPVGRGKTMLMDWFYQSTPVTTKKRLHFHHFMQQVHKELNQIQGVRDPLTLVAKNWAETTSLLCFDEFFVTDIGDAIIMARLFDALFDQGVTLVATSNCHPTELYKDGLHRDRFEPTIELLMQYCQIISVSGETDHRLHKSTGAKHYYINQQQAFWDAFAQAGGQIKTTTLSINNRAITALGGNDNIICFDFMTLCSSPRATADYIELAQHYQAIFLANVPTLGVLDDNKSLAQGTEEGYIRPDDPSANKIGDDEARRLIALIDECYEAKVLVVFLAEAAITDIYQGEQLEFAFARCISRVTEMQSWAL, encoded by the coding sequence ATGTCCATTCTAAGTCGTTACCAAGATGAGCTTGCCAATAAAAATTTAACCCCAGATCCTGCTCAACGTGAGGCCATCGTGGCCTTAGATGCGCTGTCTCTTGCTTTGGCTAAAGGCCAACACAGTAAAGGCATTTACTTTTATGGTCCCGTTGGCCGGGGTAAAACCATGCTAATGGACTGGTTTTACCAATCTACGCCAGTGACGACCAAAAAACGGCTGCACTTTCATCACTTTATGCAGCAGGTGCACAAGGAATTAAATCAAATTCAAGGAGTGAGAGATCCGCTAACTCTGGTTGCCAAAAACTGGGCAGAAACCACCTCATTGTTGTGCTTTGACGAGTTTTTTGTCACCGATATTGGTGACGCCATTATCATGGCACGTTTATTCGACGCGTTGTTTGACCAAGGCGTAACCTTGGTTGCCACCTCAAATTGTCATCCAACCGAGTTATACAAAGACGGCCTACATCGAGACCGCTTTGAGCCCACCATCGAGCTATTAATGCAGTATTGCCAAATAATAAGCGTAAGTGGTGAGACCGACCATAGGTTGCATAAATCCACTGGCGCTAAGCATTACTACATCAACCAGCAACAGGCCTTTTGGGATGCTTTTGCTCAGGCAGGTGGCCAGATAAAAACCACCACCCTGAGCATTAATAACCGCGCCATTACCGCCCTGGGTGGCAACGACAATATTATTTGTTTTGACTTTATGACGCTGTGCTCAAGCCCACGAGCAACCGCAGACTACATTGAACTGGCACAGCATTACCAGGCAATATTTCTCGCCAATGTGCCCACCCTAGGCGTGCTTGACGATAATAAATCCCTGGCCCAGGGCACAGAAGAAGGCTATATCCGCCCAGACGACCCCAGTGCAAACAAAATAGGCGATGACGAAGCAAGACGCCTAATCGCTCTCATCGATGAATGTTATGAAGCTAAAGTATTGGTGGTGTTCCTTGCAGAAGCCGCAATCACAGACATTTACCAAGGCGAGCAATTAGAGTTTGCTTTTGCTCGCTGTATTAGCCGCGTGACTGAAATGCAAAGCTGGGCTCTATGA
- a CDS encoding reverse transcriptase domain-containing protein, giving the protein MTIQQKFNNHFSEENLKRIFVEHVVYSGATGIDNLDQYAFRAQLDEQIAILSRKMLEGTYKFTKYKLKLVSKGKGKAPREISIPTVRDRIAMRAMCDFLTEIYDDDVEFNLPQKVIKRVKADVGSGSFTGVIKLDVSNFYPSIKHKELRSRLGKKIRSEDIKNVLFSAITSPTVAVSKTTDKLSTRGVPQGLAISNILAAIYLLNIDSYYNSLPNIKYYRYVDDIMVFCDFNEAQNIATDIRKRFGRIGLKMYDPIKRPDKSTIEQLGHSFDYLGYNFYDSTISVRFGSVEKLKHSLVSIFTSYKHSKQKSEAFLLWRLNLRITGCVFDNKAKGWLFFFSEINDEQLLHKLDHYVCKLIKRFNVTIQPKKFVRAFKELNHRKYETSYIPNFDEYTLEQKKEALTNYFKVNVSKLKKIEVEFEFNKKINKQVRDLLVDVQSFAY; this is encoded by the coding sequence ATGACAATTCAGCAGAAATTTAATAATCATTTTTCAGAAGAAAACTTAAAGCGAATTTTTGTTGAGCATGTGGTTTATTCAGGTGCGACAGGTATTGATAATTTGGATCAATACGCCTTCCGTGCTCAACTTGATGAGCAAATAGCTATTTTGTCTCGAAAAATGTTGGAAGGCACCTATAAATTCACTAAGTACAAGCTGAAACTGGTGAGTAAAGGTAAGGGTAAGGCCCCTAGAGAGATTTCAATCCCAACGGTTAGAGACCGCATTGCAATGCGTGCTATGTGTGACTTTTTAACCGAAATTTATGACGATGACGTTGAATTTAATTTACCGCAAAAGGTGATTAAACGGGTTAAGGCCGATGTTGGTTCAGGCAGTTTTACAGGCGTTATTAAGCTTGATGTCAGCAATTTTTACCCTTCGATAAAGCATAAAGAATTAAGAAGTCGGTTAGGTAAGAAGATACGTTCAGAGGATATTAAAAATGTACTATTTTCTGCAATTACGTCACCAACAGTGGCAGTTTCGAAAACAACAGATAAGCTTTCGACGAGAGGCGTGCCCCAAGGTTTAGCGATATCCAATATTCTTGCTGCAATATACCTGTTAAACATTGATAGTTACTATAACTCGTTACCAAATATTAAGTACTACCGATATGTAGATGATATCATGGTATTTTGCGATTTTAACGAGGCGCAAAACATAGCAACCGATATAAGAAAACGCTTTGGTCGTATCGGGTTAAAAATGTATGACCCTATCAAGCGCCCTGATAAGTCGACTATTGAGCAACTGGGACACTCTTTCGATTATTTAGGATATAACTTCTACGACTCAACTATTAGCGTTCGGTTTGGCTCTGTAGAAAAGTTGAAGCATTCGCTTGTATCTATTTTCACCAGCTACAAACACTCAAAACAAAAAAGTGAAGCTTTTTTACTTTGGCGACTTAACCTTCGTATCACGGGTTGTGTTTTCGACAATAAAGCCAAAGGTTGGCTTTTTTTCTTCTCGGAGATTAATGATGAACAGCTATTGCACAAGCTCGATCATTACGTATGCAAGCTTATTAAGCGCTTTAACGTAACTATTCAGCCAAAAAAGTTCGTCAGAGCATTCAAAGAGCTGAACCACAGGAAATATGAAACAAGCTATATTCCAAACTTTGATGAATATACTTTAGAACAAAAAAAAGAAGCACTGACGAATTATTTTAAAGTCAACGTCAGCAAGCTAAAAAAAATCGAAGTTGAGTTTGAATTTAATAAAAAAATAAATAAACAAGTTAGAGACTTACTTGTTGATGTGCAAAGTTTTGCATACTAG
- a CDS encoding VOC family protein: MELNQITLPVKDMDDAVNFYLKLGFTQIVDTPHYSRFSCPKGSSTFSLSLETGEFENCSVIYFEHEKLDELCAELAQKGFQFEQLPTEQRYLWKEAILKDPSGNKIKLYWAGENRLNPPWKVEKRV; this comes from the coding sequence ATGGAACTAAACCAGATTACTTTGCCAGTTAAAGACATGGACGATGCCGTTAACTTTTATCTAAAGCTTGGCTTCACTCAAATTGTTGATACGCCGCATTACTCTAGATTTTCTTGCCCAAAAGGAAGCTCAACTTTCTCCTTATCTCTTGAAACGGGTGAATTCGAAAACTGTTCTGTAATCTATTTCGAACATGAAAAACTTGATGAACTGTGTGCTGAGTTAGCTCAGAAAGGTTTTCAATTCGAACAACTACCGACGGAACAAAGATATCTTTGGAAAGAAGCCATACTTAAAGATCCGTCTGGAAATAAAATTAAACTTTACTGGGCAGGTGAGAACCGTTTAAATCCACCTTGGAAAGTCGAAAAACGCGTATAA
- a CDS encoding DUF3800 domain-containing protein has product MSKETWSVTMREVSSFADESGVTKGSPCYTIGILNVPNNYLNEFNYHIEEIYKTSGVRGEIKWEKVRKSAGQINLCLDLLRFIINSPCTFHAIAVLKAPYKKWHKDEEAAFFTTYNQLLNQSSKGLNANFKVYIDQKSTKYAKQDEVMQIITNHMLAKLPTSSRIEHVTMENSKLHWGLQTVDILTGAVNTGYHLYLNPSAQM; this is encoded by the coding sequence ATGTCTAAAGAAACATGGAGTGTAACTATGAGAGAAGTATCTTCTTTTGCCGACGAAAGCGGAGTAACTAAAGGTTCTCCATGCTATACAATCGGTATTTTAAATGTCCCTAATAACTACTTGAATGAATTCAACTATCATATAGAAGAAATCTATAAAACTAGCGGTGTTAGGGGAGAAATAAAATGGGAAAAAGTAAGAAAAAGCGCAGGTCAAATTAATTTATGTCTAGATCTTTTGCGCTTTATAATTAACAGCCCTTGTACGTTTCATGCAATAGCGGTCTTAAAAGCACCTTATAAAAAATGGCATAAGGATGAAGAAGCTGCATTTTTTACAACTTACAATCAGCTTCTAAACCAAAGTAGTAAAGGGTTAAATGCTAACTTCAAAGTTTACATTGATCAAAAAAGTACAAAGTATGCTAAACAAGATGAGGTTATGCAAATCATAACTAATCATATGTTAGCAAAGTTGCCTACATCTTCACGAATCGAACATGTCACTATGGAAAACTCAAAGTTGCATTGGGGATTACAGACAGTTGATATTTTAACTGGTGCAGTTAATACGGGGTATCATTTATATTTAAACCCAAGTGCACAAATGTAA
- a CDS encoding alpha/beta hydrolase-fold protein, whose translation MKIGKIALWFYVVFFTALFSCSAMAEINKKANKGYEQHTKTLTSTVLDEVRTVTIQLPKSYHSEPNKTYPVIYRLDGKGNLPLMSSVLERLHEANVSAAPEVIIVAIENTERLRDLYPTKNKEPAGPMNIGGGAAKFLEFIDSELIPFVNQGYRTHDFIVLAGASTAGTFALYALQAKPDLFQAHIAYSPAVWWNYGATAKSTKTFISKTKQLDNFLFIAIGNEGGVMRERYDDMAHFLANNQPEGLRFFSEVYDNVPHGLVSGAGMFSAYQKLFLPVQMPAHAYTGELSSITKYYQQLSAQHGETIAPQEVAIRSLGYNHVSSGNVEEAIKLFKYGISLYPNKADAYNGLAYGYETAQQYQASLAQVNKALTLSSPGDDGYEVFLARKERLIKLLAE comes from the coding sequence ATGAAAATTGGTAAAATAGCTTTATGGTTTTACGTTGTGTTTTTTACCGCTTTATTCTCGTGCTCTGCAATGGCAGAGATTAATAAAAAAGCTAATAAAGGATATGAGCAACACACTAAAACTCTAACATCAACAGTGCTGGATGAAGTGCGCACGGTTACGATCCAGCTTCCCAAAAGTTATCACTCCGAACCCAATAAAACATACCCTGTGATTTATCGTCTGGATGGTAAGGGAAATCTCCCACTGATGAGTTCAGTGCTTGAGCGTTTACATGAAGCGAACGTTTCTGCGGCACCAGAAGTCATTATTGTCGCCATTGAAAACACCGAGCGATTACGCGATCTCTATCCAACTAAGAATAAAGAGCCCGCTGGGCCGATGAACATAGGCGGTGGTGCAGCAAAATTTTTAGAGTTTATTGATAGCGAGCTTATTCCTTTTGTAAACCAAGGCTATCGCACCCACGACTTTATAGTGCTTGCTGGCGCTTCTACTGCTGGCACGTTTGCATTGTACGCTTTGCAAGCAAAACCTGACTTATTTCAGGCGCATATTGCTTATAGTCCGGCGGTGTGGTGGAACTATGGCGCAACGGCAAAAAGCACCAAAACATTTATCTCCAAAACCAAACAATTAGATAACTTTCTATTTATTGCCATTGGTAATGAAGGCGGCGTGATGCGCGAAAGGTATGATGATATGGCGCACTTTTTAGCTAATAACCAACCCGAAGGACTGCGTTTTTTCAGTGAGGTTTACGACAATGTACCGCATGGGCTAGTGTCTGGGGCCGGAATGTTTAGTGCCTACCAAAAGTTGTTCTTACCAGTGCAAATGCCTGCCCATGCTTATACCGGTGAATTAAGTTCTATTACCAAGTATTATCAACAACTTTCTGCCCAACATGGTGAAACAATTGCACCTCAAGAAGTGGCCATCAGATCGCTTGGCTACAACCATGTGAGTTCGGGTAATGTGGAAGAGGCAATTAAGTTATTTAAGTACGGCATTTCACTTTATCCAAACAAAGCTGATGCCTACAACGGCCTGGCTTATGGCTATGAAACGGCCCAGCAATATCAAGCCTCTCTTGCACAAGTAAATAAAGCGCTTACCTTGTCGTCTCCAGGCGATGATGGCTACGAGGTGTTTTTAGCGCGAAAAGAGAGGCTAATTAAGTTACTCGCTGAGTAA
- a CDS encoding SLATT domain-containing protein has protein sequence MAFSDNVWWTRKARIQAEKRLLSNAFQSQLLLLWYSFFGVAVSIYYLEFTPSAGQEDLAGISWIVYSVLVLSMSGFIAGLSFKERASLIKESYETLKTFYHKAKEENADIGKISAEYEQIMGLCENHTDYDYYLALCLEHVTSNKSVDTNTGCKTGLDRCPTWYHWFSITWWLVKRYVLLTCLYILPVILLVAIEKLA, from the coding sequence ATGGCATTCTCCGACAATGTATGGTGGACAAGAAAAGCAAGAATACAAGCCGAAAAGCGTTTGTTGTCTAACGCATTTCAATCACAGTTGCTATTGCTGTGGTATTCATTTTTTGGCGTTGCTGTTTCAATCTATTACTTAGAATTTACTCCGTCAGCAGGTCAAGAAGATTTAGCTGGTATTAGCTGGATAGTGTATTCAGTTTTGGTATTAAGTATGTCTGGGTTTATTGCAGGGTTGTCTTTCAAAGAGCGGGCAAGCCTTATAAAAGAAAGTTATGAAACTCTCAAGACTTTCTACCACAAAGCTAAAGAAGAGAATGCAGATATAGGAAAAATATCAGCAGAATATGAGCAAATCATGGGGCTTTGCGAAAACCATACAGATTATGATTACTACCTAGCTTTATGCCTTGAGCACGTTACCAGTAATAAAAGTGTCGATACCAATACAGGGTGTAAAACAGGCTTAGATCGTTGTCCTACATGGTATCACTGGTTCAGCATTACGTGGTGGTTAGTCAAGCGTTATGTATTACTGACGTGTTTATATATCTTGCCAGTTATTCTTTTGGTTGCTATTGAGAAGTTAGCATGA
- a CDS encoding GNAT family N-acetyltransferase, with amino-acid sequence MQFPELETSRLKLSALNDSDGKAVFELFSDPLVTHYYDLEPFSELSQALKLIEFFQSRFEEGSGIRWAIRLRETNQLIGTCGFNSWNPRMKSAVLGYDLMPNFWGNGYTTEAVHKIINAAFSGELACGELNRIQGDTVPGNDASESVLRKIGFKEEGLRRQSGYWKNQFHDLKCFGLIRSELSEI; translated from the coding sequence GTGCAATTCCCAGAACTTGAAACATCGCGTTTAAAGTTATCAGCTTTAAACGATAGTGATGGCAAAGCAGTATTTGAGTTATTTTCTGACCCATTAGTTACTCATTATTATGATCTAGAACCGTTTAGTGAGTTATCACAAGCACTAAAGCTGATCGAGTTTTTTCAATCACGGTTTGAGGAAGGTTCAGGTATCCGCTGGGCAATCCGCTTAAGAGAAACCAACCAACTGATAGGGACTTGCGGCTTTAATTCGTGGAACCCTAGAATGAAAAGTGCAGTGCTTGGTTATGACTTGATGCCTAACTTTTGGGGTAATGGTTATACAACTGAGGCTGTCCATAAAATTATCAATGCTGCATTTTCTGGAGAGCTTGCATGTGGTGAGCTTAACCGTATTCAAGGTGATACCGTCCCTGGAAATGATGCTTCAGAATCTGTTTTAAGAAAAATAGGCTTTAAAGAAGAAGGTCTACGACGTCAAAGTGGTTACTGGAAAAATCAGTTTCACGACCTTAAATGCTTTGGGCTTATAAGATCAGAGCTCAGTGAAATATAA
- a CDS encoding AbgT family transporter, whose translation MSNAVETQADNQEPQEPKGGLFNRFLATVEFLGNMLPHPITLFAMFCIAIVVFSGIADWMGLSAIDPRPEGAAGRDPDGVIEVVSLLSAEGLQRIVTGLVTNFTGFAPLGTVLVALLGVSVAEHSGLLSAAMRGMVMGASKRLVTFMVVFAAILSNTASELGYVVLIPLAAMIFHSLGRHPLAGLAAAFAGVSGGYSANLLLGTIDPLLAGITTPAAQMIDPTYQVGPEANWYFMMISVFLIATVGTLVTEKIVEPRLGKYNPDEASIDLNDNNIEKLTATEKSGLKWAGVALLVMCAILAYTIVPEDGILRHPETGEVAGSPFLKGIVVFIFVTFAIPGFVYGRVVGTMKNDRDVIDAMSKSMGSMGMYIVLVFFAAQFVAFFKWTNLGTILAINGAALLQALNLTGPEVFVLFILMCAMVNLSLGSSSAQWAVTAPIFVPMLMLIGYAPETIQAAYRIGDSVTNLITPMMSYFGLILAVATKYKKDMGIGTLVATMLPYSMFFFIGWVLLFYVWVFGLGLPVGPNSPIYYNP comes from the coding sequence ATGTCAAATGCTGTAGAGACGCAAGCTGATAATCAGGAGCCGCAGGAGCCAAAAGGCGGGTTATTTAATCGCTTTTTAGCTACTGTTGAGTTTCTTGGGAACATGCTTCCCCACCCTATTACCTTATTTGCAATGTTTTGTATTGCCATTGTGGTATTCAGTGGCATTGCCGACTGGATGGGCTTGTCGGCCATCGACCCTCGCCCTGAAGGAGCCGCTGGCCGCGATCCCGATGGTGTTATTGAAGTCGTAAGCCTGTTAAGTGCAGAAGGCCTACAACGCATTGTAACCGGTTTGGTTACTAACTTTACTGGCTTTGCGCCGCTTGGCACCGTATTGGTTGCCTTGTTGGGGGTGAGCGTTGCCGAACATTCTGGCTTACTTTCTGCGGCCATGCGTGGCATGGTGATGGGCGCTTCTAAGCGCTTGGTTACCTTTATGGTGGTGTTTGCCGCTATTTTATCTAATACCGCTTCAGAGTTAGGTTACGTGGTGCTGATCCCGCTTGCGGCGATGATTTTTCATAGCCTAGGAAGACACCCATTGGCTGGTCTTGCCGCCGCGTTTGCCGGTGTTTCTGGTGGTTACAGTGCCAACTTACTGTTAGGCACCATTGACCCGCTATTAGCCGGTATCACCACACCTGCAGCGCAAATGATTGACCCCACTTATCAGGTAGGCCCAGAAGCAAACTGGTACTTCATGATGATCTCGGTGTTTTTAATTGCCACGGTAGGTACCCTGGTTACTGAGAAAATTGTTGAGCCACGCCTTGGTAAATACAACCCAGATGAAGCCAGCATTGATCTTAACGACAACAACATTGAAAAGCTCACCGCCACAGAAAAGTCTGGTCTAAAATGGGCTGGTGTGGCGTTGTTGGTTATGTGTGCCATCTTAGCCTACACCATAGTGCCAGAAGACGGTATTCTGCGTCATCCAGAAACCGGTGAAGTAGCCGGCTCGCCGTTCCTTAAAGGCATTGTGGTATTTATTTTTGTCACCTTTGCCATTCCAGGCTTTGTTTATGGCCGCGTTGTTGGCACCATGAAAAACGACCGCGATGTCATTGATGCCATGAGTAAAAGCATGGGCTCGATGGGCATGTACATTGTGCTGGTCTTCTTTGCGGCGCAGTTTGTGGCCTTCTTTAAGTGGACCAACCTAGGTACTATTTTGGCCATCAATGGCGCGGCCTTACTGCAAGCGCTTAACCTCACTGGCCCTGAAGTGTTTGTATTGTTTATTTTAATGTGTGCCATGGTTAACTTAAGCTTAGGTTCTTCATCAGCGCAGTGGGCGGTGACCGCTCCTATTTTTGTGCCTATGCTAATGTTGATTGGCTACGCTCCTGAAACCATTCAAGCGGCGTATAGAATTGGCGACTCAGTCACCAACCTTATTACCCCCATGATGAGTTACTTTGGCTTGATACTGGCGGTGGCCACTAAGTACAAAAAAGACATGGGCATAGGCACGCTCGTTGCCACTATGCTGCCGTATAGCATGTTCTTCTTTATTGGCTGGGTATTGCTGTTTTATGTTTGGGTGTTTGGTTTAGGCTTACCTGTAGGACCTAACTCGCCAATTTATTACAACCCATAG
- the dapA gene encoding 4-hydroxy-tetrahydrodipicolinate synthase has translation MQQIQTIKKASLITAIKTPYTMSGEVDLDTYDQLVEAQIKAGVDGIVVAGTTGEGQLMNWEEHLMLIAHSVSKFSGRILIIGNTGSNNTREAVKATQYGFAMGMDCALQINPYYGRTSTAGLKAHFDALLDVGPAFIYNVPGRTGQDLTPDFIEPLAKHKNFVGMKECAGDERIAHYEAKGIACWSGNDDEAHQSRHKSQAHGVISVASNLIPGLFRQLMDKPNEALNDSLQPLMNWLFCEPNPIAINSALIMTGAVNPLFRLPYVPLSKEQQQQGIELINALSESDYIGHAPKLIDETLLKFC, from the coding sequence ATGCAACAAATTCAAACTATTAAAAAAGCAAGTTTAATCACCGCGATTAAAACGCCTTACACCATGAGTGGCGAAGTAGACCTAGATACTTACGATCAGCTGGTTGAAGCGCAAATAAAAGCAGGCGTTGATGGCATTGTGGTGGCAGGCACTACAGGTGAAGGTCAGCTTATGAACTGGGAAGAGCACTTGATGCTTATTGCCCATTCAGTGAGTAAATTTTCTGGTCGTATTCTTATTATTGGTAATACCGGCAGCAACAACACCCGTGAAGCGGTAAAGGCAACACAATACGGCTTTGCCATGGGAATGGACTGTGCTTTACAGATCAATCCTTATTACGGTAGAACCTCAACAGCAGGCCTAAAAGCCCATTTTGATGCCTTATTAGACGTTGGCCCGGCGTTTATTTACAACGTACCTGGTCGTACCGGGCAAGACTTGACTCCTGACTTTATTGAGCCGCTGGCGAAACATAAAAACTTTGTCGGCATGAAAGAGTGTGCTGGCGACGAGCGTATTGCCCACTATGAGGCAAAAGGCATTGCTTGTTGGTCTGGTAATGACGACGAAGCACACCAGAGCCGCCATAAAAGCCAAGCACACGGCGTTATCTCCGTGGCGTCTAACCTCATTCCAGGGCTGTTCCGCCAACTAATGGATAAGCCGAACGAAGCTCTTAATGACTCACTACAGCCACTCATGAATTGGTTGTTCTGCGAGCCAAACCCAATCGCCATTAATAGCGCTTTGATCATGACCGGTGCAGTGAACCCACTATTTAGGTTGCCGTATGTACCACTGTCGAAAGAGCAACAGCAGCAGGGCATTGAGCTAATTAACGCCTTATCAGAAAGTGACTACATTGGTCATGCACCAAAATTAATTGACGAAACCTTGCTTAAGTTTTGTTAA
- a CDS encoding DEAD/DEAH box helicase → MATFSSFSFPQPLLDALTEIDFHTLTPIQQAAIPAVRQGSDVLATAQTGTGKTAAFALPIIHKLLESEQQTMPRALILAPTRELAEQIAKNCATFAKYTDLKVQALFGGVNVNGQAERLKQGVDILVATPGRLLDHIRLGNVTLNAVKHLVLDEADRMLDMGFINDMQKVIELVDENKQLLLFSATFPSAMKQFAKQVLKNPKLIQAAPENSTAETVRHVVYPVKEERKRELLSELIGKKNWQQVLVFVNMKETADKLVEELQLDGIAANVCHGDKKQGARRRALREFTDGKVRVMVATEVAARGLDIVGLPRVVNYDVPYLAEDYVHRIGRTGRAGQFGYAITFVSREEESDLIHIEQLIEQQIPRYYLPGYEVANREKLVENIQKKPAHQRRKARVNKPSNQASAEARLKNRSRIAKVRKQQKQK, encoded by the coding sequence ATGGCAACGTTTTCATCATTTAGTTTTCCCCAGCCGCTGTTAGATGCACTAACAGAGATTGATTTCCACACGCTCACGCCTATTCAGCAAGCGGCCATTCCAGCTGTGCGTCAAGGCAGTGATGTGCTTGCTACTGCCCAAACCGGAACCGGAAAAACCGCCGCGTTTGCATTGCCAATTATTCATAAATTGCTTGAATCTGAGCAGCAAACCATGCCGCGCGCTTTGATTTTAGCGCCTACGCGTGAGCTGGCAGAGCAAATCGCTAAAAATTGCGCCACTTTTGCTAAGTACACCGACCTAAAAGTACAAGCTCTGTTTGGTGGTGTGAACGTCAATGGTCAGGCTGAGCGCTTGAAGCAAGGGGTAGATATTTTAGTGGCCACACCTGGGCGCTTATTGGATCATATTCGCCTTGGCAATGTCACCTTAAACGCCGTAAAACACCTAGTATTAGATGAAGCCGATCGCATGCTCGACATGGGCTTTATTAACGATATGCAAAAAGTGATTGAGCTGGTGGATGAAAACAAGCAATTGTTACTGTTCTCAGCCACCTTCCCCTCAGCCATGAAGCAATTTGCCAAACAGGTGTTAAAAAACCCTAAATTAATTCAGGCCGCCCCCGAGAACAGTACCGCTGAAACCGTTCGCCATGTGGTTTATCCAGTAAAAGAAGAGCGCAAACGCGAGTTGCTGTCGGAATTGATTGGTAAGAAAAACTGGCAACAAGTGCTGGTGTTCGTCAACATGAAAGAAACCGCAGACAAACTCGTTGAAGAGCTTCAGCTTGACGGCATTGCAGCCAATGTTTGTCATGGCGATAAAAAACAAGGGGCACGTCGTCGCGCGCTTAGAGAGTTTACCGATGGTAAAGTACGCGTAATGGTGGCCACCGAGGTAGCTGCACGCGGTTTAGATATCGTTGGCCTGCCACGGGTGGTGAACTACGATGTGCCATACTTGGCAGAGGATTACGTACACCGCATCGGCCGCACAGGTCGCGCGGGTCAGTTTGGCTACGCCATTACTTTTGTTAGCCGTGAAGAAGAGTCGGATCTTATTCATATTGAGCAGCTAATCGAACAACAGATCCCGCGTTATTATTTACCGGGCTACGAAGTGGCAAACCGCGAGAAGTTGGTGGAAAACATTCAGAAAAAGCCGGCTCACCAGCGCCGTAAAGCGCGAGTGAATAAGCCATCAAACCAAGCCAGTGCTGAAGCACGATTAAAGAATCGTTCTCGTATTGCTAAGGTGCGTAAGCAGCAAAAGCAGAAGTAA
- a CDS encoding glutathione S-transferase family protein, whose protein sequence is MYTLFYYPDSASLAPHILLEMIGAPYQLELVDIAKNVHRSSQYLQLSPAGQVPALVDNDFTLFDSAAISQYLCEKHPDKQLLPADKQQRAQSIQWLHFMNATIQSDLLMYMYPERHTQSALMYDDLIRSQQTRLEEAFLVINKHLGDNHYFFAEQFTLCDSYLYMLITRAKTLIDKTPSLKNLKRYSRQLSAMPAIGKVLDMAEA, encoded by the coding sequence ATGTATACACTCTTTTATTATCCCGACAGCGCAAGCCTAGCCCCGCACATACTCCTTGAAATGATTGGAGCGCCTTATCAACTAGAACTGGTGGATATCGCCAAAAACGTTCATCGCAGCAGTCAATATTTACAACTCAGCCCGGCTGGACAGGTCCCTGCCCTAGTGGATAATGACTTTACCCTCTTTGACAGTGCCGCCATTTCACAATACCTGTGTGAAAAGCACCCAGATAAACAACTGCTTCCCGCTGATAAGCAGCAGCGAGCCCAGAGCATTCAGTGGCTTCATTTTATGAATGCCACAATTCAAAGTGACTTGTTGATGTACATGTATCCCGAGCGCCACACCCAAAGTGCCCTAATGTACGATGACCTGATCCGTTCACAACAAACTCGCTTAGAAGAAGCCTTTTTGGTCATTAATAAGCACCTTGGTGACAACCACTACTTCTTTGCCGAGCAATTTACCCTCTGCGACAGCTACTTATATATGCTGATCACACGCGCCAAAACATTAATTGATAAAACCCCATCATTAAAAAACTTAAAACGCTATTCACGGCAGTTATCGGCCATGCCAGCCATTGGCAAGGTGTTAGACATGGCTGAAGCCTAG